The genomic region tttgacgttgacgAGAAAGGACGACTTTCTAGAGTTATTTGGGCTGACCCTATATCAATCAAAAATTACAGTCTATTTGGTGACATGACATCGTTCGACACAACCTTCAACATGAACACATATAAGATGATATTTGCTCCTTTTACGAGGGTTGACAATCACAAAAAATGTGTGACGTTTGCAGGAGGGCTTCTAAGAAATGAGTCTGATGACGGTTTTGCATGGCTTTTCGAATCTTTTCTGACCGCAATGGGTGGGAAGTACCCTAAGTGCATCATTATTGACCAGGATGCCGGCATAAAGGCAGGGGTTAAAAAATTATTCAAGGACAAAACTCATCATAGGTATTGTATGTGGCACATTATGAAGAAACTACCTGATAAGATCGGCTCTACACTTTATAGGGAAACAAACTTCATGAAAGAGCTATGTGCGTGTGTATGGGCAGAAGACATTGAGCCGGCTGAGTTTGAGGAACGGTGGTGTTCAGTTATATCTTCATACGGGTTAACCGAACATGAATGGCTGTCTTTGATGTTTGACATGAGAGCTTCCTGGATCCCGGCATATTTCAAAAATCTGTTTTAGGTGGACTAATGAGGACCACATCTAGATCTGAGTCTGAAAATAGCTTTTTCGGAAATTTCATGAATCCAAACTTAACTTTGGTGGAGTTTCTTATGAGATTTGAAAGTGATATGGACGCTCAAAGGTGGACACAGTCCAAATTAATTGCCGATTCAAAAAACTCTTTCCCTAGTCTAGAAACACCTCATCCTTTGGAGAAGCACGCTTCTGTGTTTTACACTCCGGTCATATTTTCTAAATTTCAGGTCGAGTGGAACGCTGCCTGTTTTACTTATGGGGTTAAGGTTTTAGGGGGTAATACGTCAGATAACATTCCCATCCATGATCGTGAGAGAAATAAGGTATATTATGTTGGATTTATTCCTGATGGAGTGAAGTTAAGCTTCTCATGCAAGAAATTTGAGAGGCATGGTCTCCTGTGCCGACATGCTCTCTATGTGTTGAAGGAACAAGGATTTGAAAAAGTTCCCAACCATTTTTTGCTAAGTAGATGGAGCAAATTGGCTCTATATCAGCCACTTTGTGGTAATTTGCCCGAGACTTTGAATGAAGATTGCAGTGCTTTAGAGGTTCAGAAAATCAAGCTTGGCAGCCTATGGTCTGAATTATTCTCCTGTGTGACAATAGCAGAACAGAATTCGGAGTGTATCGATGAGTTAATGGACCTACTTAAGAGTTTCAAGGACAAGATGATCTTAGAAAGTAGCCCGTCTGAATGTAGTAGTGGTGTCACGGGTGAAAAGTccagaaacaaaaataaagagctTGAAATGTTGTTAGGTACAAAGATACCGACTGAAGTTATGGTTTTAAATCCTATACAATCAAAGACTAAGGGGTCTGGAAAACGACTGGTATCCCAAAAGGATAAAGCTGTGCAAGAACATAAGAAAGCGCCGAGAAAATGTAATGCTTGTGGTGAATTGGGATTCCATGATAGTCGGAATTGCCCCGGGAGAGCATGAAAAGTATTAAGTTCTGATCAGGTAAAATACTAATTTTGGTAAACAAGTTGGGAACATACAATTCTGTCTCTGAATATGATTACAAATTTCGCATTAAAATTGTAAGGCTTTGATGCAGGTTTGAGAGATTGAAGGGAAAACAGATAGATATTGCAAGCAAAAAAAGAAGAAATATAAAGATTAAAGTAATCAAGAGGAAGGAATGTACACACAGTGAAATACCATAGTTACGCCCTTTTTTTTCGTGAATTTACATAAGTCAACTGGTGTAACTACAAAAATTTTATATGGATCAAACATCTTTTGTCACGGATTTATGAACACTGTAATTTTGAAACGGCCCAAACCGTATTTTATTTTTAAGATGTAACTCCGACTCGTATTTtgacaataaaataataattattgtcAATGTTTGTTTTACGTATCTTGATATATAATTGATGCATGTCAGGTTTAAGATGGCGTACCTTTATGAAAATATCATCAAAAAAAAAGAATTATGTAAATTGCCCTGTAAGACCATGGTTGAAGACATGTACGGTAGTAATATTAATTCTCGAATACGTGGTGAAATCAACCGTCATAGATTTATGAACACAGAAACGGCCCAAACCATATCTTAATTAAAAGGTGTAACACCGACTCGTATTTAGTCAATAAAATACTAATGTTTTCCAATGTGTGATGTACGTATCTTGAAATATAATTGATGTGTATAATGTATTAAGATGGCGTGCTTTCATGAAAATAAcatcggaaaaaaaaaattatgtaaattgCCCACGTCAGACCATGGTTGAAGACATGTACGGTAGTAATACTAATTTTCGAAGACGTGGAGAATTCGACCGTCTTAACATTTTTGGGGTCTTATAACAATTTGGTGGTGACATTGTAATTGTGAAAACCTTTTACCAATGAACAGCCAGATattattttaagaaaatattgTACTTGAGTGTAAAAGTGATTTTGATGTATCTGGAAATATAATTGATGTGTCTCCGTTGTTAGATGGCGTAACTATGCACGTAATTCCTGCCTTTCAGTTTTAAGTCAACGTTCAACAATGAACCAAGGCCAGAGTTGCGCCTTTTATATCTCCTAAAGTATTTAAAACAAAACCGTCAACTAAGACACCGTAGTGCCAGATTTACGCATTGCCATAAAATGATATCTAGACAATTGACATAAAATGTCAGTCCACTTTACACATCTATTGAACAAGTTCGGATTACAATTTTCATTACACCCCTAACCAAAATAGATGGAGCAAAACATCTTTTGGTTACACCCTACGGTTTCATTAATGTCAGTCCTAAAAGCTTTGCACTATAACGCATTCCTTGTTTGATTAGAACCACGCTTCTGCATTCCAGGGATCACCTCACTCAAAAGATCTACATAGCAAAAGGTGAGACGGCAACATGAGTATATGGACAGAAGAAAAAATAGCATCGTATAGCCGTTAATACCTAAAAATCTACATATCCGACATATAGGCAGAAACATAAGTCTATAGACGGAAGAAAAATGATCATGGGGAAACAAAAAGATTAAATAATACCTTTCGTTGATTTTCTTGCCATCGTAATAAGGTGACCGCAACTACCTTTCTATATGAAGCCATAGCCTGTGTAACAACTTTTGTGTTATAAATGTAATCCAACAATTATTAAACACGCCAAaggtagatttttttttttttttttttaaaaataaaggtAAAAGTGGAATTAACCTTGTAATAACTTGCAGCTTCCCACTTAGATCTGTCACGTCCAGCTTCCAACCACTTGAGTACATAAAGACCGCATTCATGCCTTCGCAAGCATACCACAAAAACAGCCAGTTAAAAATCTGAATGGTTAACGTCAGACACCAGGATATAAAAGAGATGAACTTACAAGTTTGACTGCTGTGGAACATTCTGATGTtcatgttggaaatctatatctcattactaaacatattcttatatgttttaaatttacttagtcataaaataaattctagatcttatgcatgcaaactaaaataaataagtgaagaaatcattttctcaccaattaaatttcggtcatattgggcaccaacaaggtCTCCttattgttagttcttgagctttccattaatggatgaacattcttgacttcaaattagaagccctccaattagttgcacccaagactatcccttaaacccacaaactaatatgtacaagatatttatattgtggtttaccttaaaattgattactaatactcatatattacattaataattttagtaatcttttgaacaaatttgaatcaaaaactcatcttttttatgaagattaaagagagagaagagaggaaaaatacatgaactttttgcatgtcctattagaatgaataataatgtttgAGAAAACTCTCTTATTGTTCtctcaaaaaccggtggcctcatgCTTGCatagaccataattatttttctttttgtcttcacaagacaaataggtgtaaggcttttgcatggtcaagtcactataaAGTGTCTTAGACaaaagaataagacaaatgaataagacaaaaacccactaaaactcccacctaatttcggtttacatgtggtaatatggagtccattttatttttgtcaattgtacaattgtatgtcatgtgacatgtgacatgtcttatgtcatgttttaatttaaaatgcatatttaacaaattaaatatcatttacaaattaaataaataatatttaacaaattgactagcaatataaaattactttctcataaaatggtcatttaattactagttagtataattcacaatatcttgtaattataactaacttatcattctcatctcgcgtgtttcacaaacaccgattaattttagtaatataacttcttaaattactaaatgaaatctcatttaatcacattataataagatgtcacttttctctcttatgataataatttgttcaattttaaggaattaattaatctgtatcggtatacaattaattaaccttttcaattaggggaatcgtcctttaggtgtgacctcaagggatcaactggtcaccaccgtcgcacgacagtaatgtcaaactctagccagtcaatcattaccgatatgtgtggaccagttgactatatatataatgtatcatcccttccgtattcttataatgatatttaataatgatatttaaatcatgtgatcgcactgttgttgaggacacatttcccaacaatctcccacttgtcctcgacaagtgtgcgtcaccaattctcttgtcctattactatctcccactcaatgcaaggtgtctttcgggtcgtacttgcaagtgatcatatcgagagtggtttcctcgatctggagaataattgattgaccggatttatctatcatagataccttccgagcgtggccacgcatttccagttcattactcttcgagtggccctgagatattgttttaaccctgacaagggggtggacaattcctatcgcacttattcccttcgactcgccatagccatcataacccaaaatatgcccatttgaccccatttacgaaggtcgtagcaacacaaatcaaagttaatctgaaactgtgccatcttaggcgaacagtctttagtcaaaagaatcgactcattagaatactatagtagctctcgccacgaccaggctatataaatttgttagaactctataagcggtcactgcccgacaaagtgttcctaacagtctgcctatgtgatcgactagtcatctcacatgactctatggcacttgaacttgccatcaatcgcatcacactctagtcacttcgagacgtcacctcatacaagtgactatgggcgaatacaatgttaatccgtgttcactttaacggggttcaatgttgt from Silene latifolia isolate original U9 population chromosome 3, ASM4854445v1, whole genome shotgun sequence harbors:
- the LOC141649419 gene encoding protein FAR-RED IMPAIRED RESPONSE 1-like, with translation MRTTSRSESENSFFGNFMNPNLTLVEFLMRFESDMDAQRWTQSKLIADSKNSFPSLETPHPLEKHASVFYTPVIFSKFQVEWNAACFTYGVKVLGGNTSDNIPIHDRERNKVYYVGFIPDGVKLSFSCKKFERHGLLCRHALYVLKEQGFEKVPNHFLLSRWSKLALYQPLCGNLPETLNEDCSALEVQKIKLGSLWSELFSCVTIAEQNSECIDELMDLLKSFKDKMILESSPSECSSGVTGEKSRNKNKELEMLLGTKIPTEVMVLNPIQSKTKGSGKRLVSQKDKAVQEHKKAPRKCNACGELGFHDSRNCPGRA